Proteins found in one Eretmochelys imbricata isolate rEreImb1 chromosome 9, rEreImb1.hap1, whole genome shotgun sequence genomic segment:
- the TM4SF19 gene encoding transmembrane 4 L6 family member 19, producing MCVGKCTRILGPCLIALGVLSIAANVLLLFPSWMWSYLKEGHITKQAMQVPGVWGGGIIVLLAATQITAVGWRCGRSSDCRTCRNMFLSIVLSGLALLGSTACFILSGVGLTNGPLCLYNQTEVPQWDYPFINMENQAFHTRAQNYLYDQSLWNSVCIEPPNVVAWNIYFFSVLLVISVVEMVLASLQIINGFFGCLCGLCEGK from the exons ATGTGCGTAGGGAAGTGCACTCGGATTCTGGGCCCATGCCTCATTGCCTTGGGTGTGCTTTCCATTGCTGCCAAcgtgctcctcctctttcccagctGGATGTGGAGCTATCTGAAGGAGGGCCACATCACCAAACAGGCTATGCAAGTGCCAGGAGTCTGGGGAGGAGGCATAATT GTTCTTCTGGCTGCAACTCAGATCACGGCTGTTGGGTGGCGCTGTGGCCGTTCCTCCGACTGCAGAACTTGCCGGAAT ATGTTCCTTTCCATTGTATTGTCGGGGCTGGCGTTGCTGGGATCTACTGCTTGCTTTATCCTTTCGGGTGTGGGCTTGACAAATGGACCCCTCTGTCTATACAACCAGACTGAAGTCCCGCAGTGGGATTACCCTTTCATAAACATGGAAAACCAGGCCTTCCACACCAG GGCTCAGAATTATTTGTATGACCAATCTCTCTGGAATTCAGTCTGCATTGAGCCCCCGAATGTTGTAGCCTGGAATATTTACTTCTTCTCTGTTCTGCTGGTCATCAGCGTGGTCGAAATGGTCCTGGCTTCTCTTCAGATCATCAATGGCTTCTTTGGATGCCTCTGTGGCTTATGTGAAGGCAAATAG